In a genomic window of Zootoca vivipara chromosome 5, rZooViv1.1, whole genome shotgun sequence:
- the PWWP2B gene encoding PWWP domain-containing protein 2B produces MEEADAKELQVGSWLPVLVEQMVNDTLVVTLSCGERRFTGILLDCTKKSGLFCVPPASLPKTDELLDKTCTNGTSEDRQPIQLETGQWPLDEKPSKVNGEEQVPPLLPPPPSGNVLPYPPYFEGAPFPPPLWLRCSYNQWVPQPPPRTIKRTKRRLSRNRDPGRLIMSTIRLRPRRVLCEKCKNTLSPEEGNKARQNTKTRRKLSIEDKEQKRHSESDYGEKRGKREKREDEKFPRELMHRTPVIKISYSTPQGKGEVVKIPSRVHGSGKLFCPQSRGEDQEETRDSEGDRETKCFVDKSAGGQLASIPKLKLTRPVHSSADVPPPKIRLKPHRINEGDNVSIYKAELIDQMNVLPSRRESRASSFYTDESADRSLAEMSSGSSCEDDDFKRFPQGKDGHDNLAFLMNYRKRKADSSSLSVCSNDSLDESKSSSSEVTSPDMCDFLPGDDASVSSSSKDERKIVPPLTVRLHTQSVAKCITEDGRTISIGDIVWGKIHGFPWWPARVLDINVSQKENGDPSWQEAKVSWFGSPTTSFLSLSKLSPFSEYFKLRFNRKKKGMYRKAITEAAKAVEHLTPEIRDLLTQFET; encoded by the coding sequence GTCTGGGTTGTTTTGTGTTCCACCAGCTTCGTTACCAAAGACAGATGAGCTTCTGGATAAAACTTGCACTAACGGGACGTCTGAAGACAGGCAGCCCATACAGCTGGAGACTGGGCAGTGGCCTTTGGATGAAAAGCCTTCCAAAGTCAATGGCGAGGAACAAGTTCCCCCCCTCTTGCCTCCACCGCCGTCGGGCAACGTTCTTCCTTACCCTCCCTATTTTGAGggagcccccttcccccctccgttGTGGCTAAGGTGCTCATATAATCAGTGGGTGCCTCAGCCCCCTCCGAGGACTATAAAAAGGACAAAGCGACGCTTGTCCCGCAATAGAGACCCTGGCCGGCTCATCATGAGCACCATTAGGCTGAGGCCTAGGCGAGTGCTCTGTGAGAAGTGCAAGAACACCCTGAGCCCAGAGGAAGGGAACAAGGCCAGACAGAACACAAAAACCAGGAGGAAGCTGAGCATCGAGGACAAGGAGCAAAAGAGGCACAGCGAGTCCGACTACGGAGAGAAAAGGGGCAAAAGAGAGAAGCGGGAGGATGAGAAGTTCCCCCGGGAGTTGATGCACCGGACTCCGGTTATAAAAATATCTTACAGCACCCCACAAGGTAAAGGGGAGGTGGTGAAAATCCCCTCCCGGGTTCATGGCTCAGGGAAGCTGTTTTGTCCTCAGAGCAGAGGGGAGGACCAAGAGGAGACCAGAGACTCGGAAGGGGATCGGGAAACCAAATGTTTTGTGGATAAGTCTGCAGGCGGTCAGCTTGCTTCCATTCCAAAGTTAAAGTTAACCAGGCCTGTGCATTCCAGTGCAGATGTTCCACCTCCCAAGATCAGGCTGAAACCCCATCGGATCAATGAAGGGGACAACGTTTCAATTTACAAAGCGGAACTTATCGACCAGATGAATGTCCTTCCCAGTCGCAGAGAGTCTCgggcttcttctttttatacCGATGAGTCTGCGGATAGAAGTTTAGCCGAGATGTCTTCAGGGAGCTCCTGTGAAGACGACGACTTCAAAAGGTTTCCCCAAGGTAAAGATGGACACGATAACTTGGCTTTCCTTATGAATTACCGTAAGAGGAAAGCGGATTCTTCTAGCTTATCAGTGTGTAGCAATGACAGCCTAGACGAATCCAAATCTTCCAGCTCGGAAGTAACATCGCCAGACATGTGTGACTTTTTACCTGGCGACGATGCGTCCGTCTCTTCATCCTCGAAAGATGAGCGAAAGATTGTGCCCCCATTAACAGTTAGACTGCACACACAAAGTGTCGCAAAGTGTATCACTGAAGATGGAAGGACTATTTCAATCGGGGATATTGTTTGGGGCAAAATCCATGGCTTCCCCTGGTGGCCGGCCCGTGTACTCGACATAAATGTCAGCCAGAAGGAGAATGGAGACCCTTCCTGGCAAGAAGCAAAAGTTTCATGGTTTGGTTCTCCAACGACATCTTTCTTGTCTCTCTCAAAACTCTCCCCTTTCTCTGAATATTTCAAACTGCGATTTAATCGTAAGAAGAAAGGGATGTATCGGAAAGCTATAACAGAAGCTGCCAAGGCAGTGGAACATCTGACCCCAGAAATAAGAGACCTCTTAACGCAGTTTGAGACATAA